The Equus caballus isolate H_3958 breed thoroughbred chromosome 28, TB-T2T, whole genome shotgun sequence region CCCGGGCACCCCGAATCTTCAAAAGCGGCTCCAGAGGcaggccgggccctctccccaccttcctttgttctgttctcattttcctctAAGGACTGGCTTCTCCCTGTGGACCCCCTACACACTCTCACCACACAGCGGGGGTTCCCACATGGAGCGGCGCCCATGTCCTACTCACTCTTCTCTGACACGCTGCGAGATTTTGCTACAACTGAGCGTCCAAGTGTGAGTGGATTGTCCGCTGGATGTGATGTCAAGGGGGTGATGGAATGATGCAGAGTGGGGTCCAACCTTGACTGACAAGCGGTGGGAGGTGGTGCCAACACCACACCTGCACTTCTGCTCTTCTGGTCCCAGGGATGAGCGGGACCCTTGAGGTGAGGGTGGGAAACGGTCAACAGTGATCGAGCAATTACGGTAGTAACAGGAGGGTTGATTTCATGGACACACCGGGGTCCAATGTGCTATCGCTTATTGGAAAGGCCACTGTCCCACAGCATGGAATAGCGTGTCGTCACTTCCTTACAAACCcaccctgggcccagccccaAGGTAGagaaggtgaggagaggggaatgGACACAACTGAACAGAAGCAACAGCGTCATTGACCAGatctggaaccacaggaaactgAGACCAAGAGAAGTCAGGCCCCTGAGACCCTGGGGGCTTTGGAACCTAACCCACCCACCAAggcctgcccccacctgccccgaGGCCAACCTTGTCTGCTCCCAGCTGTCTCCCCTTCATGGAGTTATTCTCCTGGCACTGGGGGTCCGCTTGGCCTTCCTGGCAGCCCAGCCCGGGCAGGCTTCAAAGACAGCAGCTGCAGCCTTCACCCTCTGGCCACGGGCCCTGGGGGGCGCGGCACAGGTGGCCCCCACGCGCAGGTTCAGCCCAGTGAGCCAcctgaggagaagagagagtttGGGGAACCCACCGTGCCCAGCCCTCCTGAGGAGCGCGAGGAGGCCCTCGGGAACTCAGGGGCAGTGGGGCCTAGTGGGTAAGACGGACTCTGGAGAGAATCCTGGCTCGGCTCCTCACCAGTcatgtgaccctgagcaagtccctcCAAACCTCAGATCCCTTCTCTGTAAAAAGGGGATagtagggccggcccggtggcgcaggggttaagtgcacacgttccgcttcgggggcccggggttcgccggttcagatcctgggtgcagacatggcaccacttgaccagccatactgtggtaggcgtcccacatagaaagtagaggaagatgggcactggtcttagctcagggccagtcttcctcagcaaaaagaggagggctggcagcagttagctcagggctaatcttcctcaaaaaaaaaaaggggggaataGTAATAGTAATGAACAGTTACAGAGGGCTGACAACCCAGACACCGTTCCAACCAACATATGCATGCCAACAAATTTAATGTAATTCTTACAAACCACCACTACGGGGTGCATGCAAACACTGTCATCCCCTCGACAGATGAGGGACTGGCACAGAGTTAGTCACAGAGCCAGATTTAAGCCCAGATCTGCAGACTCCAGGATTCTTGTTGCTTTCTTATGTAACTATGCAAAGTGCCCACATGTATATATCAGGTCCCACCCCACCAGGCTGGGCGGATTTCACTTCCACCCTATGGATGAAGGAacggaagctcagagaagtcCACCCCAAGCCCCATGCACATTTGGCTCCCCCTGGAAGGGTGGCCAGCCCTGTCAGGACCCTCCCCTAAAAGCTGCTCAGCTGGCACAGACATGGTGCCCTGGGGAGATGCTGGGGGCTTGATGAGACCAGCTGGTGGGTCCCTGGCTGGGGCTCCAGGTGGGGGTGCTCACCTGTGAAGTGGGAGCAGCTGGCAGTCGCAGCGGAAGGGATTGCCACTGAGGTCGATGAGCTCCAGCTGGCTGAGACCGGGTAGGGCCGGCAGAGCCTGCAGCTGGTTCTTCTGCAAGTATAGGCTCTGGAGCTGGGGTCCCAGGCCCGAGAAGGCCCCGGGAGAAATCTGCAAGgaggtgccaggccctgggataagccactgccaggcccgcccctcccccaggcctggaGGGAGCCCTGTGCACCCCCTGCAGAAGGGAAGTGGAGAGCCCAAGGTGGCCCAGGCAGGAAGGGCAGTGCTGGTGTAGAAACCCAGGTTGGTCTGATGCTAAAGCACTGCCCTTTGCAAGTCCCCCAAACCCCCAGTTCATGGTTCTTTCTGCTATGCCTGAAGCACCTCTCCATAATGGCAAAGCCTGTTGGGggctccagccctgccctcaaAGTGTACAACTGTAGGTAACCCCATGGACCCACGTTCCTCCCTCCTCCATGCCCCGGCAGCGCCCTCCCTGGCAGGCCTGTCCACGTGGCATAGGATTCTGCTGGTCTGTCGCCCACACCTGAGCTCCCTGGGGGTGGGCATAGTGTCTGGCTTATCTCAGGGTCCTCAAGCCCAGCCTCGGGCCTGGCACTATGGGGGCGGcagtgtttgctgagtgaatgcaTGCTGTGTGGGCCCTCgtgctgccctccccacccccacagcccctgtgcccacctgcTCCAGGCCACTGCTGTTCAGGAAGAGGTGCTGCAGGGACCGGCCCACGGGCCGAAAGGCCTCATGGCTCAGGGTCCTGAGCAGGTTCCCCGAGAGCtgcagctccaggagggcaggcagcCCCTCCAGGGCCTCAGTGGGCACCTCTCGCAGCTGGTTCCTGTCAAGGTGCAGCTTCTCCAGCTCCCGAGCtgggcccagggccccaggggacACTTGGGTGATGCGGTTCCCACTCAGATAGAGCCAGCGCAAGGCCCGCACACCTGCCAGGTCCCCAGGGGCCAGGCGATCCACAGCATTGTCCTGCAGGTGCAGGGAGAAGAGGCTGGGCAGGGCACGCAGGGCGGCCCCTGGAACCTGCAGGAAGCGGTTGCGCTCGAGATACAGGTAGCCCAGGCGAGGGGCCCCTTCGAGGGCGGCAGCGCTGAGACCTGACAGCTGGTTGTCAGAGAGGTAGAGGTACATCAGGctgcccagccctgccagggCGCCCGCCTCCAGCTCCGTGATACCGCAGTGCTGCAGGTGCAGCGACACCAGGAGGCCCAGGCCTGGGAAGGCCGCGCGGGGCACCAAAGAGAAGTGGTTCTGCCTCAGGTCCAGGAGCTGGGTGTCGTTGGGGAAGCCACGGGGTACAGCCTGCAGGCCTTGGCCCTCACAGCCGCTGTGCCGGGACTCAGAGGCGCACACGCAGACGTGCGGGCAGGGCTTGGCCGCCCCATCCTCCTCCTTGGGGGTGCTGGGAGGGCCGCGGGGCCGCAGGGCAGccagctcctcttcctcttcctctgctccaTCTCCAGGACAGCGCAGGTCCAAGGGCCGCAGGGCATCCAGAGCCTCACCTCGCAAGCGCCGCGGCCCCCTGCATGCACCATCCGAGCGCACGCGTGCCCGTGCCAACCACTCGAGCAGTGGCCGGGCCTGGCATCCACACCACAGCGGGTTCCCCTGCAGCCACAGCCGGCGCAGCTGCCCCGGAACCTGAAGTGGCAGCAGGGTGTCCAGCTGGTTCCCACGGAGGTCCAGAGTGTGCAGATGTGGACAGtgggcaaaggccctggggtccAGAGCCTGCAGGGCCCCGTGGTCCAGCATCAGCTCCCGCAGGCTGGGCAGTGCCAGCCCGTCCTCCTCCCCCATGTAGGTGAATGGATTGTGGCCCAGCTCAAGATGGACCAGGCCTTGGGCCTGAGACAAGGCCAGCCCGGGCAGGGCCTGCAGCTCGTTGTGGTGCAGGCTGAGCCGGCGCAGGGCCGGCAGGCCAGCCAGGGCCTCAGGGGCCAGCACGCTGAGCGCGTTGTGGGACAGCTGCAGCCAGCGGGTGCGCAGCAGCCCCTGGAAGGCCATGGCAGGCAGGTAGACAAGGGCGTTGCGTGCCAGGTTCAGTGTGGCCAGTGCACCCAGTGCCCCGAACGTCCCTGGCCGAAGCTCCTCCAGCATGTTCCCCTCCAGCTCCAGCCGCCGCAGCGAGCCCAGCCCATCCAGCGCCTCCTGGGGCAGCGCAGTCAGGCGATTGGAAGCCAGGTTGAGAAGGAGCAGGCGGCCCAGGCCACGGAAGGCACCCTCAGCCACCAGCTCTACCTGGCAGTGCCGCAGGTCCAGATGTGTCAGATAAGGCAGGTCCTGGAAGGCAGCTGGAGGGATCACCTTCAGCATGTTGCCCTGGAGGTCCAGCCGCTGGGTCAGCTGAGCAGGGAGAGGTGAGGGAGGCTGAGCAGCGCAAGGACTACAGCCTGTGCCCCTTGCTAACCCTGGCCTTTGCACGTACTGTTCCCTCACCTTTCACTCATTCTCTTCATCCTGCTCCCTGAcacatcctccaggaagcctttctccTCAGCCACCGGGGCATCCCACACTCTGGCACTTTTCATGTTGAATTGTCACTGCCCATTtaccttctctcttccccactagCTCTTGACTCCATGGAGCAGAGACCATATCTTATCCCAGTATATCCCTAGTTCTCTGCCACAGGGTCTGTAATTAATTCAATATTTATCTATAGTTCACCTATTTATTCCAATCACACAGCATTTTAAATAGATTGTCTCCCTGTTGGTGGttgttatcattcccattttacagatgtgaaggCTGAGGCGCAGAGAGGAAAAGGGACTTGCCAAGGTCTCCCACCAGGCAGTGGCAGGTCCACTGGCGCCAGCCCAGGCTCCTCCTCCTGATGTCCTCCCCCTGGAGCCCTTCCCTGCTGACCTCGGGGATGGCGTTCGGCACCTCGGTGAGGTTCTGGTGCCGGCAGGCAACATGCCGCCTGGAGTTGTCACACACGCAGGTCCATGGGCAGCGCTGGCCAGTGGCCTGCCAAGttgggcccagcagcagcagcagaggaagCAGCAGCACCAAGGAGAGGCCCTGGGACctgggagaagaagggagggtCAGGCAGGCGTTCACAGGGGCAAGGAGCCCACGCTGTCCACTCACTGAGCCCTGTTCCTGTTCCCAGAGCCCCTCAGACATCTTCATCTCCCTCCTTTGGCCACGGAGAGGGTGTCGTTGCTCTGTGctcacaaaccccgggctgcagaggtTCTATTGTTGGCCCTGTTTCACactgggagaaactgaggctcagacaggcgATCTGGCGAGTCCCTTTGACGGTCTCTGCCCAGCTGCTCTGTGAGGCCTTGACGAAGGCAAGGAGGGCTCCGGGGCCCAGGCCGTGGTGAGGCTCCCTGGTGCAGGGGGAGGCCTGGACC contains the following coding sequences:
- the CHADL gene encoding chondroadherin-like protein precursor (The RefSeq protein has 2 substitutions compared to this genomic sequence); its protein translation is MEGSQGLSLVLLLPLLLLLGPTWQATGQRCPWTCVCDNSRRHVACRHQNLTEVPNAIPELTQRLDLQGNMLKVIPPAAFQNLPYLTHLDLRHCQVELVAEGAFRGLGRLLLLNLASNRLTALPQEALDGLGSLRRLELEGNMLEELRPGTFGALGALATLNLARNALVYLPAMAFQGLLRTRWLQLSHNALSVLAPEALAGLPALRRLSLHHNELQALPGLALSQAQGLVHLELGHNPFTYMGEEDGLALPSLRELMLDHGALQALDPRAFAHCPHLHTLDLRGNQLDTLLPLQVPGQLRRLWLQGNPLWCGCQARPLLEWLARARVRSDGACRGPRRLRGEALDALRPLDLRCPGDGAEEEEEELAALRPRGPPSTPKEEDGAAKPCPHVCVCASESRHSGCEGQGLQAVPRGFPNDTQLLDLRQNHFSLVPCAAFPGLGLLVSLHLQHCGITELEAGALAGLGSLMYLYLSDNQLSGLSAAALEGAPRLGYLYLERNRFLQVPGAALRALPSLFSLHLQDNAVDRLAPGDLAGVRALRWLYLSGNRITQVSPGALGPARELEKLHLDRNQLREVPTEALEGLPALLELQLSGNLLRTLSHEAFRPVGRSLQHLFLNSSGLEQISPGAFSGLGPQLQSLYLQKNQLQALPALPGLSQLELIDLSGNPFRCDCQLLPLHRWLTGLNLRVGATCAAPPRARGQRVKAAAAVFEACPGWAARKAKRTPSARRITP